A part of Myxococcus landrumus genomic DNA contains:
- a CDS encoding FKBP-type peptidyl-prolyl cis-trans isomerase — MRVAKDSIVSLEYRLHLGDGQVIDQSEPGQPLAYLHGHRQIVPGLEGALEGLSQGDSKQVVVQPGQGYGEHDPEGVRVVPRAMLPPGFNPQPGQTLMAQTDQGDIPLRIQEVRGDEVVVDLNHPLAGKTLHFDVTVKDVRAASPEELSHGHVHGPGGHQHG, encoded by the coding sequence ATGAGGGTCGCCAAGGATTCGATTGTCTCGCTGGAGTACCGGCTGCACCTGGGTGATGGACAGGTCATCGACCAGAGTGAGCCCGGCCAGCCGCTCGCCTATCTGCATGGGCACCGTCAAATCGTTCCGGGCCTGGAGGGGGCGCTGGAGGGGCTCTCCCAGGGCGACAGCAAGCAGGTGGTGGTGCAGCCCGGGCAGGGCTATGGCGAACATGACCCGGAGGGTGTGCGGGTCGTCCCGCGCGCCATGTTGCCCCCCGGCTTCAATCCGCAGCCCGGCCAGACGCTGATGGCCCAGACGGACCAGGGGGACATTCCCCTGCGCATCCAGGAGGTGCGGGGCGACGAGGTGGTGGTGGACCTCAACCATCCGCTCGCGGGCAAGACGCTCCACTTCGACGTCACCGTGAAGGACGTCCGCGCCGCCTCCCCCGAGGAACTCTCCCACGGCCACGTGCATGGGCCGGGTGGGCATCAGCACGGCTGA
- a CDS encoding dicarboxylate/amino acid:cation symporter: MKAHHKMLIGILTGTVAGLTANALAGKSAWLDWTVSNIASPVGQIFIRLLLMLVVPLLFAALVMGVADLDLKQVGRLGVRTLGYTIVFSTISVLLGLVLVNIIQPGANLSDEARALAQQGTQVKAAPPPSETSFGAVLMSMVPTNPIKAAADGDMIGIIVFSLIFGLGVALTPTESAKHLRDTIQGLYDVMMKLIDGVLKLAPYGVAALLFAMTAKLGLSILGQLAAYVGTVLLALGLHMFVVYSLSVRFLGGRNPIEFFRDCRLAIVTAFSTSSSSATLPTALKVAEENLKLPPNVSRFVLTAGSAMNQNGTALFEGVTVLFLAQVYEVPLNLQQQALIMFICILAGIGTAGVPAGSIPVIAMILGMFKIPVEGLGLILGVDRFLDMCRTTLNVTGDLAAAVYVARGEPNAQADAGQPAGSPHSS, from the coding sequence ATGAAGGCTCACCACAAGATGCTCATCGGCATCCTCACCGGCACGGTGGCGGGGCTCACCGCCAATGCCCTCGCGGGCAAGTCCGCGTGGCTGGATTGGACCGTGTCCAACATCGCCTCGCCGGTGGGACAGATTTTCATCCGCCTGCTGCTCATGCTCGTGGTGCCGCTGCTCTTCGCGGCGCTCGTCATGGGCGTGGCGGACCTGGACCTGAAGCAGGTGGGCCGCCTGGGCGTGCGCACGCTCGGGTACACCATCGTCTTCTCCACCATCTCCGTGCTGTTGGGCCTGGTGCTGGTGAACATCATCCAGCCCGGCGCGAACCTGAGCGACGAGGCCCGCGCGCTGGCCCAGCAAGGCACCCAGGTGAAGGCCGCGCCTCCGCCCTCGGAGACGTCCTTCGGCGCGGTGCTCATGTCCATGGTGCCCACCAACCCCATCAAGGCCGCGGCCGACGGGGACATGATTGGCATCATCGTCTTCTCGCTCATCTTCGGCCTGGGCGTGGCGCTCACCCCCACGGAGTCCGCGAAGCACCTGCGCGACACCATCCAGGGCCTCTACGACGTGATGATGAAGCTCATCGACGGCGTGCTGAAGCTCGCGCCGTACGGCGTCGCGGCGCTGCTCTTCGCGATGACGGCGAAGCTGGGGCTGAGCATCCTGGGGCAGCTCGCCGCCTACGTGGGCACGGTGCTCCTGGCGCTGGGCCTGCACATGTTCGTCGTCTACTCGCTGTCGGTGCGCTTCCTGGGCGGGCGCAATCCCATCGAGTTCTTCCGCGACTGCCGGCTGGCCATCGTCACGGCGTTCTCCACGTCCTCCTCCAGCGCCACGCTGCCCACCGCGCTCAAGGTCGCCGAGGAGAACCTCAAGCTGCCGCCCAACGTGTCGCGCTTCGTGCTGACCGCGGGCTCGGCCATGAACCAGAACGGCACCGCGCTCTTCGAGGGCGTCACGGTGCTCTTCCTGGCCCAGGTCTACGAGGTGCCGCTGAACCTGCAGCAGCAGGCCCTCATCATGTTCATCTGCATCCTGGCGGGCATCGGCACCGCAGGCGTGCCCGCGGGCTCCATCCCCGTCATCGCGATGATTCTGGGCATGTTCAAGATTCCGGTGGAGGGCCTGGGCCTCATCCTGGGCGTGGACCGCTTCCTGGACATGTGCCGCACCACGCTCAACGTCACCGGAGACCTGGCCGCCGCCGTGTACGTGGCGCGAGGGGAGCCGAACGCCCAGGCGGACGCCGGTCAGCCCGCGGGCTCGCCTCACTCCTCCTGA
- a CDS encoding DNA-methyltransferase, translating to MTSALAPDALRCIRADSREPQGYRAALGDRRASLLLTDPPYCLLTRRRKGGDLRDPRAHKKIDQNPIVRFETVRDYRAFSEAWMARALAHLTPDAPLVIWTNLLGKEPIISAAKGLGYPHLRGEFTWGKRTTDKNANEQTLRVYEVALVIARTPEPVLSPGDLPTVWAVVGGYDDDGEATRWGGHPHHKPFSVVEPLVRTYSRPGDAVLDPFAGSGSLPSAALRLGRHPACLEIEPEWAERVTHRLRETAAALVQPPSAR from the coding sequence ATGACTTCCGCTCTTGCTCCCGACGCCCTTCGCTGCATCCGCGCCGACTCCCGTGAGCCGCAGGGCTACCGCGCCGCCCTGGGCGACCGCCGCGCCTCGCTGCTCCTGACCGACCCGCCCTATTGCCTGCTCACCCGGCGCCGCAAGGGCGGGGACCTGAGAGACCCTCGGGCCCACAAGAAGATTGACCAGAACCCCATCGTCCGCTTCGAGACGGTGCGCGACTACCGCGCCTTCTCCGAGGCGTGGATGGCGCGCGCGCTGGCGCACCTGACGCCCGACGCGCCCCTCGTCATCTGGACGAACCTCCTGGGCAAGGAGCCCATCATCAGCGCGGCGAAGGGGCTGGGCTATCCCCACCTGCGCGGCGAGTTCACCTGGGGCAAGCGCACCACCGACAAGAACGCGAACGAGCAGACGCTGCGCGTCTATGAAGTCGCCCTCGTCATCGCCCGGACGCCGGAGCCCGTGCTGTCGCCGGGGGACCTGCCCACGGTGTGGGCCGTCGTCGGTGGCTATGACGACGATGGCGAGGCCACGCGCTGGGGCGGCCATCCGCACCACAAGCCCTTCTCCGTCGTCGAGCCCCTGGTGCGCACGTACAGCCGGCCCGGGGACGCGGTGTTGGATCCGTTCGCGGGAAGCGGCTCGCTGCCCTCGGCCGCGCTGCGACTGGGCCGTCACCCCGCCTGTCTGGAAATCGAGCCCGAGTGGGCCGAGCGCGTCACGCACCGCCTGCGCGAGACGGCCGCCGCGCTCGTTCAGCCCCCGAGCGCGCGGTAG
- a CDS encoding DUF2381 family protein, with translation MFIFGVMLALGAQASGPEPSGSLAPVRRIEVSADARVAVPEVHIAPGRSTTFFFDARIRPDEVVLEGRERFERLGLSEDHLALIPSSLFRDGERLLLELRFRDGAAPERAAFMLVVDAARGEPQVEVFRAVRSVESYRQEVTELKGRVAQLQAELTRLRSEGHAPRGIESAVAEMEDRDAMVLMRLSPSKVVAHPDIAVVQTWCVESRGPWNALRLEMRARKGGVGWTATGASLTDEQGRVIEVAAPWQPAPLGGEKGTMLVVLVDRAALADSRRYVLKLWDARGRTATVEGLAFKLREEHVGP, from the coding sequence GTGTTCATCTTTGGAGTGATGCTGGCCCTGGGGGCGCAGGCCTCCGGGCCCGAGCCCTCGGGCTCCCTGGCTCCGGTGCGCCGAATCGAGGTCAGCGCGGATGCTCGCGTGGCGGTCCCCGAGGTCCACATCGCGCCGGGTCGCTCCACGACGTTCTTCTTCGACGCGCGCATCCGTCCAGACGAGGTCGTCCTAGAGGGCCGCGAGCGCTTCGAGCGCCTGGGGCTCTCCGAGGACCACCTGGCCCTCATCCCGTCGAGCCTGTTCCGGGATGGGGAGCGGCTCCTCCTGGAGCTGCGCTTTCGCGACGGCGCGGCGCCCGAGCGCGCGGCGTTCATGCTGGTGGTGGATGCCGCGCGCGGCGAGCCTCAGGTGGAGGTCTTCCGCGCGGTCCGCTCGGTGGAGTCCTACCGCCAGGAAGTCACCGAGCTGAAGGGGCGCGTGGCGCAGCTCCAGGCGGAGCTGACGCGCCTGCGCTCCGAGGGACACGCGCCCCGGGGCATCGAGTCCGCCGTGGCGGAGATGGAAGACCGCGATGCCATGGTGCTCATGCGGCTGAGCCCCAGCAAGGTGGTGGCGCATCCAGACATCGCCGTCGTGCAGACGTGGTGCGTGGAGTCCCGAGGGCCGTGGAACGCGCTGCGCCTGGAGATGCGAGCGCGGAAGGGGGGCGTGGGGTGGACCGCGACGGGCGCTTCCCTGACGGACGAGCAAGGCCGCGTCATCGAGGTGGCGGCGCCCTGGCAACCCGCGCCGCTGGGGGGCGAGAAGGGCACGATGCTGGTGGTCCTGGTGGACCGCGCCGCCCTGGCGGACTCGCGCCGCTATGTCCTCAAGCTGTGGGATGCCCGAGGCCGGACGGCCACGGTCGAGGGGCTTGCGTTCAAGCTTCGCGAGGAGCATGTCGGGCCTTGA
- a CDS encoding serine/threonine protein kinase, translating into MSPAPFHPDQLSPGSVVGPWRVVASLGAGGFGRVFKVERGGRFFTMKMALRPAGPQASEEEDVNGRLSHEVAALLACAPHPNLPRIQAVDRWPDPPEGYLYFVTDYIDGETFHEWRWRVKPSAAHLLSVFTEVVRAVSDLHRRGLHHRDVKGDNLLIRRDDERPFLIDLGTVRMPGATTLTVGVAPASPHLLPPECVAFLREGQWEQGARFDAGIPGDLYALGALLYESLTDGYAFDPRLPYDRLLPAIETVTPRAPQVVNPKVPPALGDIALRLLAKRPEERYAGTEALLQALWEVAKEKRQPAWKVSLDRPPDPDSPRDVDADTPRLRIVPELVRSVESGHAPDEPPEAPAPQPVVLEVAAVEPRGEVPPGAAQAPVPEVLSPLSPEPRAAPARMPRGRALGLAATVLFIVGAAALGLARREPPPRSMQEVGTPSPLAEKGSPVVTSRSSNPPTTPHSAPLPSAVEHPADTGLPKSVAAPPERVVALTEDAPRPAKTAPEPAPVPKKRGLQGGLGKVAAVACLTGACAGVPSHLRTEPPQQDCPQSTIDLMRKMGIGPPRILSEVSHFITEVHSADPVPVPPEGPFVVYQLGRDIKKDYTNIVALPRLSKLYGTFFPGKDRVFAWVTEVEFPDGSRYPLCANLTWEGRSELGQPYDPSSTPEQKMLMPVLTLTTTKRLGRL; encoded by the coding sequence GTGAGTCCCGCGCCGTTCCATCCGGACCAGCTTTCCCCGGGAAGCGTGGTGGGGCCGTGGCGTGTGGTGGCCTCGTTGGGGGCGGGCGGCTTCGGCCGCGTCTTCAAGGTGGAGCGGGGAGGGCGCTTCTTCACGATGAAGATGGCGCTGCGCCCGGCGGGCCCCCAGGCCTCCGAGGAGGAGGATGTCAACGGGCGGCTGTCGCACGAGGTCGCCGCGCTCCTGGCGTGTGCGCCCCATCCCAACCTGCCCCGGATTCAGGCGGTGGACCGGTGGCCGGACCCGCCCGAGGGCTACCTGTACTTCGTCACCGACTACATCGACGGGGAGACCTTCCACGAGTGGCGCTGGCGGGTGAAGCCGTCGGCGGCGCACCTGTTGTCGGTGTTCACGGAGGTGGTGCGCGCGGTGTCGGACCTGCACCGGCGCGGGCTGCACCACCGCGACGTGAAGGGCGACAACCTGCTCATCCGCCGCGACGACGAGCGGCCCTTCCTCATCGACCTGGGCACCGTGCGGATGCCTGGCGCGACGACGCTGACGGTGGGCGTGGCGCCGGCCTCGCCGCACCTGTTGCCTCCCGAGTGCGTGGCCTTCCTGCGCGAGGGCCAGTGGGAGCAGGGCGCCCGGTTCGACGCGGGCATCCCCGGAGACCTCTACGCGCTGGGCGCGCTCTTGTACGAGTCGCTCACGGATGGCTACGCCTTCGACCCCCGGCTCCCGTACGACCGGCTGCTGCCCGCCATCGAGACGGTGACGCCGCGAGCGCCCCAGGTCGTCAACCCGAAGGTCCCTCCGGCGTTGGGAGACATCGCGCTGCGGCTGCTCGCGAAGCGCCCCGAGGAGCGCTACGCGGGCACCGAGGCGCTGCTCCAGGCGCTCTGGGAGGTCGCCAAGGAGAAGCGGCAGCCGGCGTGGAAGGTGTCGCTGGACCGGCCTCCGGACCCGGACTCGCCGCGCGACGTGGACGCGGACACGCCCCGGTTGCGCATCGTCCCCGAACTGGTCCGCTCGGTGGAGAGCGGGCACGCCCCGGACGAACCGCCCGAGGCGCCCGCGCCACAGCCGGTGGTCCTCGAGGTGGCCGCCGTCGAGCCGCGCGGTGAGGTCCCGCCTGGAGCCGCACAGGCGCCTGTGCCGGAAGTCCTCTCCCCGCTTTCGCCGGAGCCCCGGGCGGCGCCGGCGCGAATGCCCCGAGGGCGGGCGCTGGGCCTCGCGGCGACTGTTCTTTTCATCGTCGGTGCCGCGGCGCTTGGCCTCGCCCGCCGCGAGCCGCCCCCCCGCTCCATGCAGGAGGTTGGTACCCCCTCGCCTCTTGCCGAGAAAGGAAGTCCCGTCGTGACGAGCCGTTCCTCCAACCCCCCGACCACACCCCACTCCGCGCCGCTCCCCTCCGCTGTCGAGCACCCCGCGGACACCGGGCTCCCGAAGTCAGTCGCGGCCCCGCCCGAGCGTGTCGTCGCGCTCACCGAGGATGCCCCGCGCCCCGCGAAGACCGCGCCCGAGCCTGCTCCCGTGCCGAAGAAGCGGGGCCTGCAAGGCGGGCTGGGCAAGGTGGCGGCGGTGGCGTGCCTGACCGGGGCCTGCGCGGGTGTTCCCTCGCACCTGCGGACGGAGCCGCCCCAGCAGGATTGCCCCCAGTCGACCATCGACCTGATGCGGAAGATGGGCATCGGGCCGCCGCGCATCCTCTCCGAGGTGAGCCACTTCATCACCGAAGTGCACTCCGCGGACCCGGTGCCGGTGCCGCCCGAGGGGCCCTTCGTCGTCTACCAGCTCGGCCGGGACATCAAGAAGGACTACACCAACATCGTCGCCCTCCCTCGGCTGTCGAAGCTCTACGGCACCTTCTTCCCGGGGAAGGACCGCGTCTTCGCCTGGGTGACGGAGGTGGAGTTCCCGGACGGGTCGCGCTATCCGCTCTGCGCCAACCTCACCTGGGAGGGTCGCTCGGAGCTGGGCCAGCCGTATGACCCATCAAGCACTCCCGAGCAGAAGATGTTGATGCCAGTATTGACCCTCACCACGACCAAGCGCCTGGGAAGGTTGTAA
- a CDS encoding peroxiredoxin, translating into MLAIGDLAPDFSAIDCHGVPLSLSALKGRRVVLFFFPKAFTLGCTIENRAFRDNHLRLQELGAELVGVSVDTQKTQCEFAAKEDIHFSLLGDPDRVISRAYDVLWPVLRVDRRVTFIIDPDGRVEDIIRHELRVYRHLDDVLKYLETHPLPAALDSAA; encoded by the coding sequence ATGCTCGCCATCGGAGACCTCGCGCCAGACTTTTCCGCCATCGACTGTCATGGCGTGCCGCTGAGCCTGTCCGCGCTCAAGGGCCGCCGGGTGGTCCTCTTCTTCTTCCCCAAGGCCTTCACGCTCGGCTGCACCATCGAGAACCGCGCCTTCCGGGACAACCACCTGCGCCTCCAGGAGCTGGGCGCGGAGCTGGTGGGCGTCTCCGTGGATACGCAGAAGACGCAGTGCGAGTTCGCGGCGAAGGAGGACATCCACTTCTCCCTGCTGGGGGACCCGGACCGGGTCATCAGCCGCGCGTACGACGTGCTCTGGCCCGTGCTGCGCGTGGACCGGCGCGTGACGTTCATCATCGACCCGGACGGCCGCGTCGAGGACATCATCCGCCACGAGTTGCGCGTGTACCGCCACCTCGACGACGTCCTGAAATACCTGG